From Streptomyces sp. CMB-StM0423, a single genomic window includes:
- a CDS encoding MMPL family transporter, protein MAEGTNGGTAEVSRWTRIVTARPRLSLLLALVFTALAVFAGSGVADRMSGGGWQDPASESAYAADALDEQFPGARPNLLLLVDSGRPDGVDDPAVAAEAERLAARLAAVDSVEGVTSYWAAAQAAGQAEAGPAEGAEGAGEARGAAAAAAGLRSEDGSEALIAARITGDETRNSEVFDELAPDFRGEHGPVEVRLGGQAAIYDELQGTIQEDLLRAEIIALPVTLLLLIVVFGSAVAALLPLAVGIIAILGTNAVLRGITEFADVSVFAQNLTTALGLGLAIDYALFIVRRYREELAAGADPLGAVGTTLRTAGRTVLFSALTVAVSLSAMLLFPQYFLRSFAYAGIAVVLLAAVAALTVLPAALVLLGPRVNAWRILPKRGGETPGGAESGRGWARLAKVVMRRAPVFAVLTTGGLMLLGLPFLGVQFGTADDRQLPGSAESHVVQEHIRDGFPGTPGGTIEIYVEGDPAAADIAAYQERIAALDGVERVDGSAMNAGAGYLTVTAEGEAVEASSQDLVRDIRDLGPPFEASVAGSAADLVDAKDSIQSVLPWAALMIVLATLILLFLLTGSVLIPFVAVVLNALSLTAMFGAIVWVFQDGNLSGLLNFTATGDIETTLPVLMFCVAFGLSMDYGVFLLSRIKEEYDRTGDRDGAVVFGLRRTGGLITAAAVILAVVMFAIGTSRVTNTKMLGIGLALAVLMDAMVVRGLLVPAVLKLTGAATWWAPGPLRRFHERVERSGFGEGGPRATGQEQERPTDKSDDLTPVGGR, encoded by the coding sequence ATGGCCGAGGGGACGAACGGGGGGACGGCCGAGGTGAGCCGCTGGACGCGGATCGTCACGGCGCGGCCCAGGCTGTCGCTGCTGCTGGCGCTGGTCTTCACAGCGCTGGCCGTGTTTGCCGGGAGCGGGGTGGCGGACCGCATGAGCGGCGGGGGGTGGCAGGATCCTGCGTCCGAGTCTGCGTACGCCGCGGACGCGCTGGACGAGCAGTTCCCCGGCGCCCGGCCGAACCTGCTGCTGCTCGTGGACAGCGGCCGGCCGGACGGGGTGGACGATCCCGCCGTCGCCGCCGAGGCGGAGCGGCTGGCCGCGCGGCTCGCGGCGGTGGACTCGGTCGAAGGGGTGACGTCGTACTGGGCGGCGGCCCAGGCCGCCGGACAGGCGGAGGCCGGCCCGGCCGAGGGCGCGGAAGGCGCGGGGGAGGCGCGGGGCGCGGCGGCCGCGGCCGCCGGACTGCGGTCCGAGGACGGCAGCGAGGCGCTGATCGCCGCGCGGATCACCGGGGACGAGACGCGTAACAGCGAGGTCTTCGACGAGCTGGCGCCGGACTTCCGTGGTGAGCACGGCCCGGTGGAGGTCCGCCTCGGCGGCCAGGCCGCGATCTACGACGAGTTGCAGGGCACCATCCAGGAGGACCTGCTGCGGGCCGAGATCATCGCCCTGCCGGTGACGCTCCTGCTGCTCATCGTGGTCTTCGGCAGCGCGGTCGCCGCGCTGCTGCCGCTGGCTGTGGGCATCATCGCCATCCTGGGGACGAACGCGGTGCTGCGCGGCATCACCGAGTTCGCGGACGTGTCGGTCTTCGCGCAGAACCTGACCACCGCCCTCGGACTCGGACTCGCCATCGACTACGCGCTGTTCATCGTCCGGCGCTACCGGGAGGAACTGGCGGCGGGCGCGGATCCGCTCGGCGCAGTGGGCACGACGCTGCGGACCGCCGGCCGCACGGTGCTGTTCTCGGCGCTGACGGTCGCGGTGTCGCTCTCGGCGATGCTGCTCTTCCCGCAGTACTTCCTGCGCTCGTTCGCGTACGCCGGGATAGCGGTGGTGCTGCTGGCCGCGGTGGCGGCGCTGACGGTGCTGCCCGCCGCGCTGGTGCTGCTCGGCCCGCGGGTCAACGCCTGGCGCATTCTGCCCAAGCGGGGCGGCGAGACGCCCGGCGGTGCCGAGAGCGGGCGCGGCTGGGCGCGGCTGGCGAAGGTCGTGATGCGCCGGGCGCCGGTCTTCGCGGTCCTCACGACCGGAGGGCTGATGCTGCTCGGACTGCCGTTCCTGGGAGTGCAGTTCGGTACGGCGGACGACCGGCAGCTTCCCGGGTCGGCCGAGTCCCACGTGGTGCAGGAGCACATCAGGGACGGCTTCCCGGGCACTCCCGGCGGGACGATCGAGATCTACGTCGAGGGCGACCCGGCCGCCGCGGACATCGCGGCGTACCAGGAGCGGATCGCCGCCCTGGACGGGGTGGAGCGGGTCGACGGCTCCGCGATGAACGCCGGCGCCGGCTATCTGACCGTGACCGCCGAGGGCGAGGCGGTGGAGGCATCCAGCCAGGACCTGGTGCGCGACATCCGGGACCTCGGACCGCCGTTCGAGGCGTCGGTGGCGGGCTCTGCCGCCGATCTGGTCGACGCCAAGGACTCCATCCAGTCCGTCCTGCCCTGGGCCGCGCTCATGATCGTGCTGGCCACGCTGATCCTGCTCTTCCTGCTCACCGGCAGCGTTCTCATACCGTTCGTGGCCGTTGTGCTCAACGCGCTGAGCCTCACCGCGATGTTCGGCGCCATCGTGTGGGTCTTCCAGGACGGCAATCTGTCCGGGCTGCTGAACTTCACCGCCACCGGCGACATCGAGACGACGCTGCCGGTGCTGATGTTCTGCGTCGCCTTCGGCCTGTCCATGGACTACGGCGTCTTCCTGCTCTCCCGCATCAAGGAGGAGTACGACCGCACCGGGGACCGGGACGGCGCCGTGGTCTTCGGGCTGCGGCGGACCGGCGGGCTCATCACCGCCGCCGCGGTGATCCTCGCGGTGGTGATGTTCGCGATAGGCACCTCCCGGGTCACCAACACCAAGATGCTGGGCATCGGCCTCGCGCTCGCGGTGCTGATGGACGCGATGGTGGTGCGCGGGCTGCTGGTGCCCGCGGTGCTGAAGCTGACCGGGGCCGCCACGTGGTGGGCGCCCGGGCCGCTGCGCCGGTTCCACGAGCGCGTCGAGCGCAGCGGATTCGGCGAAGGCGGCCCCCGGGCGACCGGTCAGGAGCAGGAGCGGCCGACGGACAAGTCCGACGACCTCACGCCTGTCGGCGGGCGATGA
- a CDS encoding helix-turn-helix transcriptional regulator codes for MTDSLWSYKEIAAHIGVQTETVRSYRKHGMLPAPDVVEHGKPYWYPDTVRAWVAQRPSSRNRRNRRNRR; via the coding sequence ATGACGGACAGTCTGTGGTCGTACAAGGAGATCGCGGCCCACATCGGCGTGCAGACCGAGACGGTGCGGTCGTACCGGAAGCACGGGATGCTGCCGGCGCCCGACGTCGTCGAGCACGGCAAGCCCTACTGGTATCCGGACACGGTGCGCGCCTGGGTCGCCCAGCGCCCCAGCAGCCGCAACCGCCGCAACCGCCGCAACCGCCGGTGA
- a CDS encoding CoA-acylating methylmalonate-semialdehyde dehydrogenase, with protein sequence MKTIGHWIGGKAVEGASGRSGPVYDPATGAQAAEVAFASAAEVDAAVAAAREAFAEWGVSSLARRTTVLFRFRELLAARREDVARLITAEHGKVHSDALGEVARGLEIVEVACGIPQLLKGELSTQVSTRIDVASIRQPVGVVAGITPFNFPAMVPMWMFPLAIACGNTCVLKPSEKDPSASGLLAELLAEAGLPEGVFNVVHGDKEAVDRLLEHPDVAALSFVGSTPIARYVFTTGTSHGKRVQALGGAKNHMLVLPDADLDAAADAAVSAAYGSAGERCMAVSAVVAVGDTGDELVTKIAERARKVRIGPGDDPDSEMGPLITREHRDKVAGYVRGAAAQGAEVVVDGTGYTVPGREDGHWIGVSLLDRVPVESDAYRDEIFGPVLCVVRAETYEEGVRLVNGSPWGNGTAIFTRDGGAARRFQLEATAGMVGVNVPIPVPVGYHSFGGWKDSLFGDHHIYGEDGVRFYTRAKVVTTRWPDPADGGVDLGFPTSR encoded by the coding sequence ATGAAGACCATCGGCCACTGGATCGGCGGCAAGGCAGTCGAGGGCGCCTCGGGACGGTCGGGGCCGGTCTACGACCCCGCCACCGGGGCGCAGGCCGCCGAGGTCGCGTTCGCCTCCGCCGCCGAGGTGGACGCCGCCGTCGCCGCCGCCCGCGAGGCGTTCGCGGAGTGGGGCGTGTCGTCGCTCGCGCGGCGCACCACCGTGTTGTTCCGCTTCCGCGAACTGCTCGCCGCCCGCCGCGAGGACGTCGCCCGGCTGATCACCGCCGAGCACGGCAAGGTGCACTCCGACGCCCTCGGGGAGGTGGCCCGCGGGCTGGAGATCGTCGAGGTCGCCTGCGGCATCCCGCAGTTGCTCAAGGGCGAGCTGTCCACGCAGGTCTCCACCCGTATCGACGTCGCCTCGATCCGGCAGCCCGTCGGCGTGGTCGCCGGCATCACGCCGTTCAACTTCCCCGCCATGGTGCCGATGTGGATGTTCCCGCTGGCCATCGCCTGCGGCAACACCTGCGTGCTGAAGCCCAGCGAGAAGGACCCGTCGGCGTCCGGGCTGCTCGCCGAGCTGCTGGCCGAGGCGGGGCTGCCGGAGGGGGTGTTCAACGTCGTCCACGGCGACAAGGAGGCCGTCGACCGGCTGCTGGAGCACCCCGACGTCGCCGCGCTCAGCTTCGTCGGCTCCACCCCGATCGCCCGGTACGTCTTCACCACCGGCACCTCCCACGGCAAGCGCGTCCAGGCGCTCGGCGGCGCGAAGAACCACATGCTGGTGCTGCCCGACGCCGATCTGGACGCGGCCGCGGACGCCGCGGTCTCGGCGGCGTACGGGTCGGCTGGGGAGCGCTGCATGGCGGTCTCCGCGGTGGTCGCGGTCGGGGACACCGGCGACGAGCTGGTGACGAAGATCGCCGAGCGGGCGCGCAAGGTCCGTATCGGCCCCGGTGACGACCCCGACTCGGAGATGGGCCCCCTCATCACCCGCGAGCACCGCGACAAGGTCGCCGGCTATGTGCGGGGGGCCGCGGCGCAGGGCGCCGAGGTGGTCGTGGACGGCACGGGCTACACCGTTCCCGGCCGCGAGGACGGCCACTGGATCGGGGTCAGCCTGCTGGACCGGGTGCCGGTGGAGTCCGACGCGTACCGGGACGAGATCTTCGGGCCGGTGCTGTGCGTGGTGCGGGCGGAGACGTACGAGGAGGGGGTGCGGCTCGTCAACGGCTCGCCGTGGGGCAACGGCACCGCCATCTTCACCCGCGACGGCGGCGCCGCGCGCCGCTTCCAGCTTGAGGCCACGGCCGGGATGGTCGGCGTGAACGTACCGATCCCGGTGCCCGTGGGCTACCACTCCTTCGGCGGCTGGAAGGACTCCCTCTTCGGCGACCACCACATCTACGGCGAGGACGGCGTCCGCTTCTACACCCGGGCGAAGGTCGTCACGACCCGCTGGCCCGACCCCGCGGACGGCGGTGTCGACCTGGGCTTCCCGACGTCCCGCTGA
- a CDS encoding vWA domain-containing protein, which produces MTVPLLLTGCSGGGNGAKKEQLSSDRAGGGSAPLPAPAVPSAAPEGAYDTAPEAAGKERADSFVPEPDMVSTFALDVDTASYSYARRTIDTGALPQPDTVRHEEFINSFRQDYPAPEDDGFSVTTDGARAADDGWSLMRVGLATRPESNEYGTQARRPAALTFVVDVSGSMAEPGRLSLVREALHTAVDELRDDDALALVAFSDEARTVLPMTAVGGAEDRIHDAVEALQPTESTNLEAGVARGYDEAVDGHRKGATNRVVLLSDALANTGATDAGTILDRIAAAREDYGITLFGVGVGSEYGDALMERLTNQGDGHTAYVSGTEEARKVFVEDLPRNVDLRARDAKAQVVFDPDAVSDYRLIGYDNRQVADEDFRNDAVDGGEVGPGHTVTALYAVRLAEGASGSVATATVRWLDPDTRAPHEESSTVDAGALTGDLWGAAPPRLQLTALAAYFADALRGGSGAGTTPEPSADGKEGTGTTGAGYLPLPGAPTVDELAGHAEDLAAETEDPAVGDLAETVRQAVELTG; this is translated from the coding sequence ATGACGGTGCCGCTGCTGCTGACGGGCTGCAGCGGGGGCGGGAACGGTGCGAAGAAGGAGCAGCTATCCAGTGACCGCGCCGGTGGCGGGAGCGCGCCGCTGCCGGCCCCCGCGGTGCCCTCCGCGGCCCCGGAGGGTGCGTACGACACCGCCCCGGAGGCCGCGGGCAAGGAGCGGGCGGACTCCTTCGTACCGGAGCCCGACATGGTCTCCACCTTCGCGCTCGACGTGGACACCGCCTCGTACAGCTACGCCCGCCGCACCATCGACACCGGGGCGCTGCCGCAGCCGGACACCGTGCGCCACGAGGAGTTCATCAACAGCTTCCGCCAGGACTATCCCGCGCCCGAGGACGACGGATTCTCCGTCACCACCGACGGCGCCCGCGCCGCGGACGACGGCTGGTCGCTGATGCGCGTGGGGCTGGCGACCCGCCCGGAGAGCAACGAGTACGGCACGCAGGCGCGCCGGCCCGCCGCGCTGACCTTCGTCGTGGACGTCTCCGGCTCGATGGCGGAGCCCGGCCGGCTCAGCCTCGTACGGGAGGCCCTGCACACGGCGGTCGACGAGCTGCGCGACGACGACGCGCTGGCGCTCGTGGCGTTCAGCGACGAGGCCCGTACGGTGCTGCCGATGACGGCCGTCGGCGGGGCGGAGGACCGTATCCACGACGCGGTGGAGGCGTTGCAGCCCACCGAGAGCACCAACCTCGAGGCGGGCGTGGCCCGCGGCTACGACGAGGCGGTCGACGGCCACCGCAAGGGCGCCACCAACCGCGTCGTCCTGCTCTCCGACGCCCTCGCCAACACCGGCGCCACCGACGCCGGGACGATCCTCGACCGCATCGCCGCGGCCCGGGAGGACTACGGCATCACCCTGTTCGGCGTCGGCGTCGGCAGCGAGTACGGCGACGCGCTGATGGAGCGGCTGACCAACCAGGGCGACGGGCACACCGCCTACGTCTCCGGGACCGAAGAGGCCCGCAAGGTCTTCGTCGAGGACCTGCCGCGCAACGTCGACCTGCGTGCCCGGGACGCCAAGGCGCAGGTCGTCTTCGACCCGGACGCCGTCTCCGACTACCGGCTGATCGGCTACGACAACCGCCAGGTGGCCGACGAGGACTTCCGCAACGACGCGGTCGATGGCGGCGAGGTCGGCCCCGGCCACACCGTCACCGCGCTCTACGCCGTCCGGCTCGCCGAGGGCGCCTCCGGCAGCGTCGCGACGGCCACCGTACGCTGGCTCGACCCCGACACCCGCGCCCCGCACGAGGAGTCCAGCACCGTCGACGCGGGCGCCCTGACCGGCGACCTGTGGGGCGCGGCCCCGCCCCGGCTGCAGCTCACCGCGCTGGCCGCCTACTTCGCCGACGCCCTGCGCGGCGGCTCCGGCGCCGGCACCACCCCCGAGCCGTCAGCGGACGGCAAGGAGGGCACCGGTACCACCGGCGCCGGGTACCTGCCGCTGCCCGGAGCGCCCACGGTCGACGAACTCGCCGGTCACGCCGAGGACCTGGCCGCCGAGACCGAGGATCCGGCCGTGGGCGACCTGGCCGAGACCGTCCGGCAGGCGGTCGAGCTGACGGGCTGA
- a CDS encoding PucR family transcriptional regulator has protein sequence MVAQARVAGSPPEVLVGYADLLADVSATGRLLRRPELDALRELGEQAAESGRSLRELVAAHLAETRRTWATLPGVARATSATERARSGDAVLAAVEAAVSALGEGHERAQRLAVRQEEAERREFVDDLLYGRSDLGRLAERAERFGLRLARAHAVAVAAGEEPFADVHPLVRRIERELLGRFVERDVLLTTKEGQLVCVAGSSQRALLDAFAKVALEPGSGYAGATRVAMGREHTGPGGVVRSYEEALGALDMAAALGLAQPVLQAAELLVFPVLLRDRAAMADLVRTVLGPLTQARGGAEPLLATLQTCADAGYVNAEAARRLGVSVRTLSYRLDRIRTLTGYDVGDSLHRYTLETAAMGARLLGWPDQPI, from the coding sequence GTGGTGGCGCAAGCGCGCGTGGCGGGGTCACCCCCCGAGGTCCTCGTCGGTTATGCGGACCTGCTGGCCGACGTGTCCGCCACCGGCCGGCTGCTGCGCCGCCCCGAGCTGGACGCGCTGCGCGAGCTGGGCGAGCAGGCCGCCGAGTCAGGACGCAGCCTGCGCGAGCTGGTCGCGGCACACCTCGCCGAGACCCGCCGCACCTGGGCCACCCTGCCCGGCGTGGCCAGGGCCACGAGCGCCACCGAGCGGGCCCGCAGCGGCGACGCGGTGCTGGCCGCGGTCGAGGCGGCCGTCAGCGCGCTCGGCGAGGGCCACGAGCGCGCCCAGCGGCTCGCGGTCCGGCAGGAGGAGGCCGAGCGCCGTGAGTTCGTCGACGACCTCCTCTACGGCCGCAGCGACCTCGGCCGGCTCGCCGAGCGCGCGGAGCGCTTCGGGCTGCGGCTGGCCCGCGCCCACGCCGTCGCGGTCGCCGCCGGCGAGGAGCCCTTCGCCGACGTCCACCCCCTGGTGCGGCGTATCGAGCGGGAACTGCTGGGCCGCTTCGTCGAGCGTGACGTGCTGCTGACCACCAAGGAGGGCCAGCTCGTCTGCGTCGCCGGCAGCAGTCAGCGCGCGCTGCTCGACGCCTTCGCCAAGGTGGCCCTGGAGCCGGGCAGCGGCTACGCCGGCGCCACCCGCGTCGCCATGGGCCGCGAGCACACGGGCCCCGGCGGGGTCGTACGCAGCTACGAGGAGGCGCTCGGCGCGCTCGACATGGCCGCCGCGCTCGGCCTCGCGCAGCCCGTGCTGCAGGCCGCCGAGCTGCTGGTCTTCCCCGTGCTGCTGCGCGACCGGGCGGCGATGGCCGATCTGGTACGGACCGTCCTCGGGCCGCTGACGCAGGCCCGCGGCGGCGCCGAGCCGCTGCTCGCCACGCTGCAGACGTGCGCGGACGCCGGCTACGTCAACGCCGAGGCGGCCCGGCGGCTGGGCGTGAGCGTGCGGACGCTGTCGTACCGGCTGGACCGGATACGTACCCTGACCGGCTACGACGTGGGCGACTCCCTGCACCGCTACACCCTGGAGACGGCCGCCATGGGTGCCCGTCTCCTCGGCTGGCCGGACCAGCCGATCTAG
- a CDS encoding DedA family protein produces the protein MNTLALGPGWLDPDFLIDKFGVLGVLAIVFAESGLLIGFFLPGDSLLFTTGLLITSDVLDFPLWLMCVLIALAAIVGDQVGYLFGRKVGPSLFNRPDSRLFKQENVQKAHEFFEKHGPKSLVLARFVPIVRTFTPIIAGVSRMNYRQFVVFNVIGGILWGVGVTLLGAALGQIDFVHQNIEAILIGIVLLSVLPIVIEFLRARSRAKKAPPAAPSADEPEGHPEAPATDGGDGGPQRGRHARR, from the coding sequence ATGAACACGCTCGCGCTCGGACCGGGATGGCTGGATCCCGACTTCCTGATCGACAAGTTCGGCGTGCTCGGCGTGCTTGCGATCGTCTTCGCCGAGTCCGGGCTCCTCATCGGGTTCTTCCTGCCGGGCGACTCGCTGCTGTTCACCACCGGCCTGCTGATCACCTCGGACGTGCTCGACTTCCCGCTGTGGCTGATGTGCGTGCTCATCGCCCTCGCGGCCATCGTCGGCGACCAGGTCGGCTACCTCTTCGGCCGCAAGGTCGGCCCCTCCCTCTTCAACCGCCCGGACTCCAGACTCTTCAAACAGGAGAACGTGCAGAAGGCGCACGAATTCTTCGAAAAGCACGGCCCGAAGTCGCTGGTGCTCGCACGCTTCGTGCCCATCGTGCGCACCTTCACCCCGATCATCGCCGGCGTCAGCCGGATGAACTACCGGCAGTTCGTCGTCTTCAACGTCATCGGCGGCATCCTCTGGGGCGTCGGCGTCACCCTTCTGGGCGCCGCCCTGGGCCAGATCGACTTCGTGCACCAGAACATCGAGGCCATCCTCATCGGCATCGTGCTGCTGTCGGTGCTGCCGATCGTCATCGAGTTCCTGCGCGCCCGCAGCCGCGCCAAGAAGGCGCCCCCGGCGGCCCCTTCCGCGGACGAGCCGGAGGGCCACCCGGAGGCCCCCGCGACCGACGGCGGCGACGGCGGTCCGCAGCGCGGGCGGCACGCCCGGCGTTAG
- a CDS encoding APC family permease — translation MPKLTELPKRILIGRALRSDRLGETLLPKRVALPVFASDPLSSVAYAPGEVLIVLSIAGVGAYTYSPWITGAIVVLMVVVVASYRKTVHAYPSGGGDYEVATTNLGRRAGQVVASALLVDYVLTVAVSVSAGVENLGSAWGFVADNKVLCALIVIGLLTTMNLRGVKESGTLFAIPTYVFVGSVLIMIAWGAFRALALDDTMRAPTADLEVHSEHAGGLAGFALVFLLLRAFSSGCAALTGVEAISNGVPAFRKPKSRNAATTLSMMGLLAIVMFVGIIILALHTDVRMAERPAEDLLRNGEAVGSDFIQNPVIAQVGAAVFGDGSLPFVILAAATALVLFLAANTAYNGFPVLGSILAHDRFLPRQLHTRGDRLAFSNGILFVALLAGALVYAFRADSTRLIQLYIVGVFVSFTFSQTGMVRHWNRALTTEHRPDARRRILRSRAMNGFGAVFCALVLVVVLVTKFSHGAWIALAGMLFFYLVMAAIRRHYDRVAQEVAVAEGEEDDAMPRPGHVHSIVLVSQLHRPTMRALAYAKLVRSDKLEALTIGVDAEETRKLQQQWVDSELDVPLTVIESPYREITRPLIEYVKRLRQEKPDTVISVYIPEYVVGHWYEHLLHNQSALRLKARLLFTPGVMVTSVPYQLGSSERAKRRARRSAEWQAPGAVRGPAPAGARKRREPAGREPSGREPGR, via the coding sequence GTGCCCAAGCTGACCGAACTGCCGAAGCGCATACTGATCGGCCGCGCGCTTCGCAGCGACCGGCTGGGCGAGACGCTGCTCCCCAAGCGCGTCGCGCTCCCGGTCTTCGCCTCCGACCCGCTGTCCTCGGTCGCGTACGCCCCGGGCGAGGTGCTGATCGTCCTGTCGATCGCCGGCGTCGGCGCGTACACGTACAGCCCCTGGATCACCGGGGCCATCGTCGTGCTGATGGTCGTCGTCGTCGCCTCGTACCGCAAGACGGTGCACGCCTACCCCAGCGGCGGCGGCGACTACGAGGTCGCCACCACCAACCTCGGCCGCCGCGCCGGCCAGGTGGTGGCCAGCGCGCTACTCGTCGACTACGTGCTGACCGTCGCGGTGTCGGTCTCCGCGGGTGTGGAGAACCTGGGCTCGGCCTGGGGATTCGTCGCGGACAACAAGGTGCTGTGCGCGCTGATCGTCATCGGCCTGCTCACCACCATGAACCTGCGCGGCGTGAAGGAGTCGGGAACCCTCTTCGCGATCCCCACCTACGTCTTCGTCGGCAGTGTCCTCATCATGATCGCGTGGGGCGCCTTCCGCGCCCTCGCCCTCGACGACACGATGCGCGCCCCCACCGCCGACCTGGAGGTCCACAGCGAGCACGCGGGCGGCCTCGCCGGCTTCGCGCTGGTCTTCCTGCTGCTACGGGCCTTCTCCTCCGGCTGCGCCGCGCTGACCGGCGTCGAGGCGATCAGCAACGGCGTGCCCGCCTTCCGCAAGCCCAAGAGCCGCAACGCGGCGACGACGCTGTCGATGATGGGGCTGCTGGCGATCGTCATGTTCGTCGGCATCATCATCCTCGCGCTCCACACCGACGTGCGGATGGCAGAGCGGCCCGCCGAGGACCTGCTGCGGAACGGCGAGGCGGTCGGCTCCGACTTCATCCAGAACCCGGTGATCGCGCAGGTCGGCGCGGCGGTCTTCGGCGACGGCTCGCTGCCGTTCGTCATCCTGGCGGCGGCCACGGCGCTCGTGCTGTTCCTGGCCGCCAACACCGCGTACAACGGCTTCCCCGTGCTCGGCTCGATCCTCGCCCACGACCGCTTCCTGCCGCGCCAGTTGCACACCCGCGGCGACCGGCTGGCGTTCAGCAACGGCATCCTCTTCGTCGCCCTGCTCGCCGGCGCCCTCGTCTACGCGTTCAGGGCCGACTCCACCCGGCTGATCCAGCTCTACATCGTCGGCGTCTTCGTCTCCTTCACCTTCAGCCAGACCGGCATGGTGCGGCACTGGAACCGCGCGCTGACGACCGAGCACCGGCCCGACGCGCGCCGCCGCATCCTGCGGTCGCGGGCGATGAACGGCTTCGGCGCGGTGTTCTGCGCGCTGGTGCTGGTGGTCGTGCTGGTCACCAAGTTCAGCCACGGCGCGTGGATCGCGCTGGCCGGCATGCTCTTCTTCTACCTGGTGATGGCGGCCATCCGCCGCCACTACGACCGGGTCGCGCAGGAGGTCGCCGTCGCCGAGGGCGAAGAGGACGACGCGATGCCGCGCCCCGGGCACGTGCACTCCATCGTGCTCGTCTCCCAGTTGCACCGCCCGACGATGCGCGCACTGGCGTACGCGAAGCTCGTACGTTCCGACAAGCTGGAGGCGCTGACCATCGGGGTCGACGCCGAGGAGACGAGGAAGCTCCAGCAGCAGTGGGTGGACAGCGAGCTGGACGTGCCGCTGACCGTCATCGAGTCGCCGTACCGCGAGATCACCAGGCCGCTGATCGAGTACGTCAAGCGGCTGCGCCAGGAGAAGCCGGACACAGTGATCAGCGTCTACATCCCGGAGTACGTCGTCGGGCACTGGTACGAGCACCTGCTGCATAACCAGAGCGCGCTGCGGCTGAAGGCGCGGCTGCTGTTCACGCCGGGCGTGATGGTGACGTCGGTGCCGTACCAGCTCGGCTCCAGCGAGCGTGCCAAGCGGCGGGCGCGGCGCAGCGCGGAGTGGCAGGCGCCCGGTGCGGTACGGGGTCCGGCGCCGGCGGGGGCGCGGAAGCGGCGGGAGCCGGCGGGGCGGGAGCCTTCGGGCCGGGAGCCGGGGCGGTAG
- a CDS encoding restriction endonuclease has product MLLPALLVLYWSTLWPYVLGALAATTLAATAFWLRRTDRVLRRGDRQWRAHDRISAGRRTLPEIDAMSGEEFEEHVAHLLRRDGCTDVRRVGRSGDHGVDVMARLPDGRLLITQCKRYAPSRRIAERDMRDLLGARTHTRADVAVFVTTAGFSGPSLAYAQQNGLIAVHRDYLGTWNNGATLEALGRVNGAGQGDRRHRRRWKHTYGP; this is encoded by the coding sequence GTGCTCCTGCCGGCGTTGCTCGTCCTGTACTGGTCCACGCTCTGGCCGTACGTCCTCGGCGCCCTCGCCGCCACGACGCTCGCGGCAACGGCCTTCTGGCTCCGGCGCACCGACCGCGTACTCCGGCGCGGCGACCGCCAGTGGCGCGCCCACGACCGGATCAGCGCCGGCCGCCGTACCCTCCCCGAGATCGACGCCATGTCCGGCGAGGAGTTCGAAGAGCACGTCGCACACCTGCTCCGCCGGGACGGCTGCACCGACGTACGCCGCGTCGGCCGGTCCGGCGACCACGGCGTCGACGTCATGGCCCGCCTCCCCGACGGCCGGCTGCTCATCACGCAGTGCAAGCGGTACGCGCCCAGCCGCCGGATCGCCGAACGCGACATGCGCGACCTGCTCGGCGCCAGGACCCACACCCGCGCCGACGTCGCCGTCTTCGTCACCACCGCCGGCTTCAGCGGGCCGTCGCTTGCGTACGCGCAGCAGAACGGCCTGATCGCCGTCCACCGCGACTACCTGGGCACCTGGAACAACGGGGCCACCCTCGAAGCCCTCGGCCGCGTCAACGGCGCCGGCCAGGGCGACCGAAGGCACCGCCGCCGCTGGAAGCACACCTACGGCCCCTGA